A stretch of Lathyrus oleraceus cultivar Zhongwan6 chromosome 6, CAAS_Psat_ZW6_1.0, whole genome shotgun sequence DNA encodes these proteins:
- the LOC127091157 gene encoding AT-hook motif nuclear-localized protein 27 encodes MSMKEEFSRDIERNQELSQFMTQQLQQDQNNTESSTVGNRPTGQPISSVNKSNMPITVTNVIPNDICYHVFEIAAEADVSKSLFDYVRRRGRGISILSGNGEVAQVTLQQSTEKIVTLHGRFQINSISGTIPKSPTRADVEGLIVKLSDSNGQVVGGNG; translated from the exons ATGAGTATGAAAGAAGAGTTTTCCCGTGACATTGAGAGAAACCAAGAGCTTTCCCAATTCATGACGCAACAATTGCAACAAGATCAAAATAATACAGAGTCATCTACTGTCGGTAACCGCCCCACGGGGCAGCCAATTTCCTCAGTGAACAAATCCAATATGCCTATCACGGTAACAAATGTCATTCCTAATGACATTTGTTATCACGTGTTTGAGATCGCTGCTGAAGCAGACGTCTCAAAAAGCCTATTTGATTACGTTCGTCGTCGAGGGAGAGGCATAAGCATCCTTAGTGGGAATGGAGAGGTGGCACAAGTCACACTTCAGCAATCCACAGAAAAAATTGTAACCCTTCATGGACGGTTCCAAATTAATTCGATATCTGGAACAATCCCCAAATCGCCCACACGGGCAGATGTGGAAGGTTTGATTGTTAAATTGTCTGATTCTAATGGACAAGTGGTTGGAGGAAAT GGATAA